The following proteins are co-located in the Lentimicrobium sp. L6 genome:
- the purL gene encoding phosphoribosylformylglycinamidine synthase, translating to MLFFYKSDEKKIVAVGAQEAFSEEDMQKLSWLFGEAQFLDHKGVSGYFVGPRKEMITPWSTNAVEITQNMGLQGIERIEEFFVAEQEKDSNFDPMLQVLYHELDQDIFNIVKKPEPVEFIMDVAAYNESEGLALSKEEVSYLDEIAIKLGRKLTDSEVYGFAQVNSEHCRHKIFNGTFIINGVEMQDSLFALIKKTSKMNSERLVSAYKDNVAFVLGPKAEQFAPANHDVSDYFQIKEMDAIISLKAETHNFPTTVEPFNGAATGTGGEIRDRMAGGKGSIPIAGTAVYMTSYSRSEEGRNWEQATEARPWLYQTPEEILIKASNGASDFGNKFGQPLICGSVLTFEHFEQEKKYGFDKVIMMAGGIGYGKLSDAQKDIPQEGDAIVILGGDNYRIGMGGGAVSSVATGEFKNSIELNAVQRANPEMQKRAFNAIRAMVEADVNPVVSIHDHGAGGHLNCLSELVEDSGGIIEVGKLPVGDPTLSAKEIIGNESQERMGMVMHPKDIEKLSKIAERERSPMYVVGKATNDKRFVFDTEGRKPINMDLDDFFGKPPKTVLEDVVEDSKFEALSYEASKLQSYVEDVLQLEAVACKDWLTNKVDRSVTGKIAKQQCAGELQLPLNNVGVVTIDYQGGKGIATSIGHAPVAAMVDAERGSQLSIAEALTNLIWAPVEEGLKGVSLSANWMWPAKNPGENARLFSAVKAVSDFAIELGVNIPTGKDSLSMTQKYNDGVVYSPGTVIISSVGEVKDVKKVVEPVLKLDSSKSLFYIDLSSYSRKLGGSSFAQIINRVGDNAPGVKDAAYFKKAYNVIQDLIMEDAIVAGHDISSGGLITALLEMNFSNTNGGLNIDLSKCNETDIIKLLFAENPSILVQANNNERFKARLDTASIKYVEIGQPIEARQLNIKHNNEEYSFDIDAMRDLWFKTSYLLDRQQSGKELAKERFENYKLNKLSYQFNETFQGSFEQFGLQRSRKEASKAKAAIIREKGVNGDREMAWSLHQAGFDVKDIHMTDLIAGRENLEDVQMIVFVGGFSNSDVLGSAKGWAGAFKYNEKAKLALANFYARKDTLSLGICNGCQLMVELDLVYPEHEAQPKMLHNESRKFESAFLNVDIQENNSVMLKSLAGTKMGIWVAHGEGKFQMPKAEGEYIIPVKYSGVNYPANPNGSDFNSAAICSKDGRHLAMMPHLERAIYPWQWAHYPADRTDEVTPWLEAFVNARKWVEAH from the coding sequence ATTCTATTTTTCTATAAATCAGACGAAAAAAAAATAGTGGCTGTTGGAGCCCAAGAAGCTTTCTCTGAGGAGGATATGCAAAAACTTAGCTGGCTTTTTGGCGAAGCACAATTTCTAGATCACAAAGGTGTTTCTGGTTATTTTGTTGGACCCAGAAAAGAAATGATTACCCCTTGGAGTACCAATGCTGTGGAAATTACACAAAACATGGGTTTGCAAGGTATTGAGAGAATAGAGGAGTTCTTTGTAGCTGAACAAGAAAAAGATAGTAACTTCGATCCTATGCTTCAAGTCCTGTATCATGAGTTGGATCAAGATATATTTAATATTGTAAAGAAGCCTGAACCTGTTGAATTCATTATGGATGTAGCAGCCTATAATGAGTCAGAAGGTTTAGCTTTAAGCAAGGAAGAAGTCAGTTATTTAGATGAGATTGCTATCAAATTAGGAAGAAAGCTAACCGATAGTGAAGTTTATGGATTTGCTCAAGTAAATTCTGAACATTGTCGTCACAAAATATTTAATGGTACTTTCATCATCAATGGTGTTGAAATGCAAGACAGCCTTTTTGCATTGATCAAGAAGACTTCTAAGATGAACTCTGAGCGTTTGGTTTCTGCATATAAAGATAATGTTGCCTTTGTATTAGGGCCAAAAGCTGAACAGTTTGCTCCTGCGAACCACGATGTTTCTGATTATTTCCAGATTAAAGAAATGGACGCTATTATTTCTTTAAAAGCGGAAACACATAACTTCCCAACTACTGTTGAACCATTTAATGGTGCTGCAACAGGAACAGGAGGAGAGATTAGAGATAGAATGGCGGGTGGAAAAGGTAGTATTCCTATTGCCGGAACCGCGGTTTATATGACCAGTTACTCTCGCTCTGAGGAGGGTAGAAATTGGGAGCAAGCTACCGAAGCTCGTCCTTGGTTGTATCAAACTCCAGAAGAAATCCTGATTAAAGCTTCCAACGGAGCCAGTGATTTTGGTAATAAGTTTGGTCAGCCACTAATTTGTGGATCTGTATTAACCTTTGAACATTTTGAGCAAGAAAAGAAATATGGTTTCGATAAGGTCATTATGATGGCTGGTGGTATTGGTTATGGAAAACTATCCGATGCTCAAAAAGATATTCCTCAAGAAGGAGATGCCATTGTTATTCTAGGTGGAGATAATTATAGAATTGGAATGGGTGGAGGCGCTGTTTCTTCAGTAGCTACTGGTGAATTCAAAAATAGCATTGAATTAAATGCGGTTCAACGTGCCAATCCAGAAATGCAGAAAAGAGCTTTCAACGCTATTAGAGCTATGGTGGAAGCCGATGTAAATCCAGTTGTTTCTATTCATGATCATGGTGCTGGTGGACATTTAAACTGTTTATCAGAACTTGTAGAAGATAGTGGAGGAATCATTGAAGTAGGCAAACTGCCTGTAGGAGATCCAACCTTATCTGCAAAAGAGATTATTGGTAACGAGTCACAAGAAAGAATGGGGATGGTGATGCATCCTAAAGATATAGAAAAGTTGAGCAAAATTGCTGAACGAGAAAGAAGTCCCATGTATGTGGTTGGAAAAGCAACTAATGACAAGAGATTTGTTTTTGATACTGAAGGTAGAAAGCCTATCAATATGGATTTGGATGATTTCTTCGGAAAACCTCCAAAGACAGTTTTGGAAGATGTAGTTGAGGATTCTAAATTTGAAGCATTAAGCTATGAAGCTTCTAAATTGCAATCTTATGTTGAAGATGTATTACAGTTAGAGGCTGTGGCTTGTAAAGATTGGTTGACAAATAAAGTAGACCGTTCTGTTACTGGAAAAATTGCCAAACAGCAATGCGCTGGTGAATTACAACTTCCTTTAAATAATGTGGGTGTGGTCACCATCGATTATCAAGGAGGAAAAGGAATTGCAACTTCTATAGGACATGCACCTGTTGCAGCTATGGTTGATGCCGAAAGAGGTTCTCAATTGAGTATTGCTGAGGCTTTAACCAATTTAATATGGGCTCCTGTAGAGGAAGGTTTAAAAGGAGTTTCTTTAAGTGCCAACTGGATGTGGCCAGCTAAAAATCCTGGAGAAAATGCTCGTTTATTCTCTGCTGTAAAAGCGGTGAGTGATTTTGCCATTGAATTAGGAGTGAATATTCCAACAGGAAAAGATTCGCTGTCTATGACTCAGAAATATAATGATGGGGTGGTTTATAGTCCTGGAACTGTTATTATCTCTTCGGTGGGTGAAGTGAAAGATGTAAAAAAAGTGGTTGAGCCAGTCCTTAAATTAGACTCATCTAAAAGCTTGTTCTATATCGACTTATCTTCCTATTCAAGAAAACTCGGTGGTTCTTCTTTTGCGCAAATTATTAATAGGGTTGGGGACAATGCTCCAGGCGTGAAAGATGCGGCTTACTTTAAGAAAGCATATAATGTGATTCAAGATTTAATCATGGAGGATGCTATTGTGGCTGGACACGATATTTCTTCCGGTGGATTAATCACTGCTTTATTGGAAATGAATTTCTCTAACACTAATGGAGGTTTAAATATAGATCTTTCTAAATGCAATGAAACAGATATCATCAAATTATTATTTGCTGAAAACCCTTCTATCTTGGTTCAAGCCAATAATAATGAAAGATTTAAAGCTAGATTAGATACTGCTTCTATTAAATATGTAGAAATTGGTCAGCCTATTGAAGCTCGTCAACTAAATATTAAGCATAATAATGAAGAGTATAGTTTTGATATTGATGCTATGCGCGACTTATGGTTCAAGACTTCTTACTTATTAGATCGTCAGCAAAGTGGCAAGGAATTAGCCAAAGAGCGTTTCGAGAATTATAAGTTGAACAAGCTGTCTTATCAGTTCAATGAAACTTTCCAAGGTAGTTTTGAGCAATTCGGATTACAAAGAAGTAGAAAAGAAGCTTCGAAAGCCAAAGCCGCTATTATCCGAGAAAAAGGAGTGAATGGTGATAGAGAAATGGCCTGGTCATTGCATCAAGCTGGTTTCGATGTGAAAGATATTCACATGACCGACTTGATTGCAGGAAGAGAAAATTTAGAGGATGTCCAGATGATAGTATTCGTTGGAGGTTTTTCTAATTCCGATGTGTTGGGTTCTGCAAAAGGATGGGCGGGAGCCTTTAAGTATAACGAGAAAGCCAAGTTAGCATTAGCAAATTTCTATGCACGTAAGGATACTTTGAGTTTGGGTATTTGTAATGGCTGTCAGTTGATGGTTGAGCTAGACTTAGTTTATCCAGAACACGAAGCTCAGCCAAAAATGTTGCATAATGAATCTCGTAAATTTGAATCCGCTTTCTTAAATGTAGATATCCAAGAAAACAATTCAGTGATGCTGAAGTCTCTAGCTGGAACTAAGATGGGAATCTGGGTTGCACATGGGGAAGGTAAATTCCAAATGCCAAAAGCAGAAGGAGAATATATCATTCCGGTTAAATATAGCGGAGTGAATTATCCAGCGAATCCTAACGGTTCTGATTTCAATTCCGCAGCTATTTGTAGCAAAGATGGCCGTCATTTAGCTATGATGCCTCACTTGGAAAGAGCTATTTATCCTTGGCAGTGGGCGCATTATCCAGCAGATAGAACAGATGAAGTTACTCCTTGGTTGGAAGCTTTTGTAAATGCTCGTAAATGGGTGGAAGCTCATTAG
- a CDS encoding glycosyltransferase — protein sequence MKLSVIIVNYNVKHFLEQCLNSVHQATQHVDAEVWVVDNNSVDQSVEMVREKFPEVLLIANKDNPGFSVANNQAIKKSKGEYVLLLNPDTIVEELTFKKVVDFMDAHSDAGGLGVKMVDGNGNFLPESKRGLPTPAVAFYKIFGLAAIFPKSKTFGKYHLGYLDKEETNEIEVLSGAFMLMRKKTLDEVGLLDETFFMYGEDIDLSYRITLGGYKNYYFPETRIIHYKGESTKKASVSYVFTFYQAMIIFAKKHFSLRYASLFTLLINFAIYMRAGASIAKRILNRIFFPVLDAGILYFGFYMIKQYWEQTWLIPTGSYYPPLYLHYIVPIYISILLGGVLLTGGYDKPYQVPKLVKGLFFGIITILVMYALIPDNYRYSRAIIIAGTFWGFISLSGYRFALQLAGVSAFNNEEARKNRIAVLGSIEESNRVAGLISNMKQTSFIGLVGLDEQDRKQENVIGLAAQLQDIIRVYSIGEVIFCAKDLSAQHIIDQMIQLQDQGVDYKIAPQESMAIIGSNSINAHSDLFMIEVDSVSKPQNKRNKRLMDIALSILFLLTLPIIIWMVKDKLGFIKNIFCVLFSRKTWVAYYLGSIDQEVKLPNLKKGVLNPGNAFTKEDLSDDTLSRLNLLYSRDYKITTDLEIIWKGFSFLGN from the coding sequence ATGAAGTTATCTGTTATTATTGTCAATTATAATGTCAAGCACTTTTTAGAACAGTGTTTGAATTCTGTGCATCAAGCAACTCAACATGTAGATGCAGAAGTATGGGTGGTAGACAATAACTCGGTGGATCAATCGGTTGAAATGGTTCGAGAGAAATTTCCTGAGGTTTTGTTGATCGCCAATAAAGACAATCCTGGATTCTCAGTTGCTAATAATCAGGCCATTAAAAAAAGCAAGGGTGAATATGTTTTATTATTAAACCCCGACACCATAGTTGAAGAATTGACTTTTAAGAAGGTTGTGGATTTTATGGATGCACATTCTGATGCTGGTGGCCTTGGAGTAAAAATGGTAGATGGAAATGGCAACTTCCTTCCAGAATCTAAAAGAGGTCTCCCTACTCCTGCTGTTGCTTTTTATAAGATATTTGGTTTAGCTGCTATTTTCCCAAAATCAAAAACATTTGGAAAATATCATTTGGGATATCTAGATAAGGAAGAAACCAATGAAATAGAAGTGCTTTCTGGTGCTTTTATGCTCATGCGTAAGAAAACCTTAGATGAAGTTGGCTTATTAGATGAGACTTTCTTTATGTATGGAGAAGATATCGATCTTTCTTATAGAATTACTTTGGGTGGATATAAAAATTATTATTTCCCAGAAACTAGAATCATTCATTATAAAGGAGAAAGCACAAAAAAAGCTAGTGTGAGCTATGTTTTCACCTTCTATCAAGCCATGATTATTTTTGCCAAGAAACATTTTAGTCTTCGCTATGCCAGTTTATTTACTTTACTGATTAATTTTGCGATTTACATGAGAGCTGGGGCTTCTATTGCAAAAAGAATTCTCAACAGAATCTTCTTTCCTGTATTAGATGCTGGAATTTTATATTTTGGATTCTATATGATCAAGCAATATTGGGAACAAACTTGGCTAATTCCAACAGGCAGCTACTACCCTCCTCTTTATTTACATTATATCGTCCCCATATACATATCCATACTACTCGGAGGAGTCTTATTAACTGGAGGATATGACAAGCCTTATCAAGTGCCAAAACTCGTAAAAGGCTTATTCTTTGGTATCATTACCATCTTAGTTATGTATGCTTTAATTCCAGATAATTACCGATATAGTAGAGCTATTATCATAGCTGGGACCTTCTGGGGTTTTATTTCTCTTTCCGGTTATCGCTTTGCATTGCAATTGGCTGGAGTTTCCGCATTTAATAATGAGGAGGCCAGAAAAAATAGAATTGCTGTGCTTGGTTCCATAGAGGAATCCAATAGAGTAGCTGGTCTAATCAGCAATATGAAACAGACAAGCTTTATAGGTTTAGTTGGGCTGGACGAGCAGGATAGAAAACAAGAAAACGTTATTGGTTTAGCAGCGCAGTTACAAGATATCATTAGGGTTTATAGTATTGGTGAAGTTATCTTTTGCGCCAAAGATTTATCGGCTCAACATATTATCGACCAAATGATTCAGCTCCAAGATCAAGGAGTAGATTATAAAATAGCTCCTCAAGAAAGCATGGCTATCATTGGTAGTAATAGTATAAATGCACATAGTGATCTATTTATGATTGAGGTAGATAGTGTTTCTAAGCCACAGAATAAAAGAAATAAAAGACTGATGGATATCGCACTGAGCATACTCTTCCTTCTCACCTTACCTATTATCATTTGGATGGTGAAAGATAAGCTCGGTTTCATTAAAAACATTTTCTGTGTGCTTTTCTCAAGAAAAACTTGGGTGGCTTATTATCTAGGTTCTATAGACCAAGAAGTGAAATTACCTAATCTTAAAAAAGGAGTATTAAACCCAGGAAACGCCTTTACTAAGGAAGATTTAAGTGATGATACACTTTCCCGACTTAACCTTCTCTATTCTAGAGATTATAAAATCACCACTGATTTAGAGATTATCTGGAAGGGATTTTCTTTTTTGGGGAATTAG
- the argF gene encoding ornithine carbamoyltransferase produces the protein MAYNLRNRNFLKLSDFSPKEIKFLLDLSMDLKKAKYAGTETQTLKGKNIALIFEKASTRTRCAFEVAVHDQGGTVTYLGPSGSQIGKKESMKDTARVLGRMYDGIEYRGFGQDIVEELGAHAGVPVWNGLTTEFHPTQILADFLTMMEHSDKPLHEVTFAYVGDAQNNMGNSLMIGAAKMGMKFRSVAPKSVQPTDVLVAQAKEIAAETGAEIIVTDNVEEGVKGCDFIYTDVWVSMGEPDEVWKTRIELLKPYQVNKAMMDATGNPKCKFMHCLPAFHNRQTTVGEEIFQKFGIDGMEVNEEVFESENSIVFDEAENRLHTIKAVMVATLGA, from the coding sequence ATGGCTTACAACTTAAGAAACCGTAACTTTTTGAAATTATCAGATTTCAGCCCAAAAGAAATCAAATTTCTCCTTGATTTATCAATGGATTTGAAAAAGGCTAAATATGCCGGAACAGAGACACAGACACTAAAAGGCAAAAATATAGCTTTAATTTTTGAGAAAGCTTCTACCAGAACTCGTTGTGCTTTTGAAGTAGCAGTTCATGACCAAGGTGGAACAGTAACCTATTTAGGCCCTTCCGGTTCGCAAATTGGTAAAAAAGAATCTATGAAAGATACTGCTCGCGTTTTAGGACGTATGTATGATGGTATTGAATATCGTGGATTTGGACAAGATATAGTTGAAGAATTAGGTGCTCATGCTGGTGTTCCTGTTTGGAATGGATTAACTACTGAGTTTCACCCTACACAAATTCTTGCTGACTTCCTCACCATGATGGAACATAGTGATAAGCCACTTCACGAAGTTACTTTCGCTTATGTTGGTGATGCCCAAAATAATATGGGTAATTCATTAATGATTGGTGCTGCTAAAATGGGAATGAAATTCCGTTCTGTTGCTCCAAAAAGCGTTCAACCAACTGATGTACTAGTTGCTCAAGCTAAAGAAATAGCTGCTGAAACTGGTGCTGAAATCATCGTTACTGATAACGTTGAAGAAGGTGTTAAAGGATGTGATTTTATTTATACTGATGTATGGGTAAGTATGGGTGAGCCAGACGAGGTTTGGAAAACACGTATTGAGTTATTAAAGCCTTACCAAGTGAATAAAGCCATGATGGATGCTACTGGAAACCCAAAGTGTAAATTCATGCATTGTCTTCCAGCTTTCCACAACCGTCAGACAACTGTTGGAGAAGAGATTTTCCAAAAATTCGGTATCGATGGTATGGAGGTAAACGAAGAAGTATTCGAAAGTGAAAACTCTATTGTTTTTGACGAAGCAGAAAATAGATTACACACCATTAAAGCTGTTATGGTAGCCACTTTAGGTGCTTAA
- the sucD gene encoding succinate--CoA ligase subunit alpha translates to MSILVNKDSKIIVQGFTGTEGTFHATQMIEYGTNVVGGVTPGKGGQTHLNKPVFNTVAEAVEKAGANVSLIFVPPAFAADAVMEAASAGIEVIVCITEGIPTSDMVKVKEYLTDKNSRLIGPNCPGIITPGEAKVGIMPAFIHQPGKVGVVSRSGTLTYEAVDQLTKAGLGQTTAIGIGGDPIIGTTTKDAMELFMNDPETKGIVMIGEIGGGMEAEAARYVKEFGNKPVVGFIAGATAPKGRTMGHAGAIIGGVEDTAEAKKAIMVDCGIHVVDSPADIGTKMKELLG, encoded by the coding sequence ATGAGCATACTCGTTAATAAAGATTCTAAAATCATCGTTCAGGGATTTACAGGAACGGAAGGTACTTTTCATGCAACCCAAATGATAGAGTACGGAACTAATGTAGTCGGTGGAGTCACACCTGGTAAAGGTGGACAAACTCATCTCAACAAACCTGTTTTTAATACGGTTGCAGAAGCTGTAGAAAAAGCGGGAGCAAATGTATCTTTAATCTTTGTACCGCCAGCATTTGCTGCTGATGCTGTAATGGAAGCTGCCAGCGCTGGTATCGAAGTCATCGTTTGTATTACAGAAGGAATTCCAACTTCTGATATGGTGAAGGTTAAAGAATACCTAACAGATAAGAATAGCCGTTTAATTGGCCCTAACTGTCCTGGAATTATTACTCCTGGTGAAGCTAAAGTTGGTATCATGCCAGCCTTTATTCATCAACCAGGTAAAGTGGGTGTAGTTAGTCGTTCTGGTACATTGACTTATGAAGCTGTTGATCAGTTAACAAAAGCAGGTTTGGGACAAACTACTGCAATTGGTATTGGTGGAGACCCTATAATCGGAACAACTACAAAAGATGCCATGGAACTATTCATGAACGATCCTGAAACAAAAGGAATTGTGATGATTGGTGAAATTGGTGGTGGAATGGAAGCCGAAGCTGCTCGTTATGTGAAAGAATTTGGTAATAAGCCTGTTGTTGGTTTTATTGCTGGTGCTACCGCTCCTAAAGGTAGAACCATGGGGCATGCCGGTGCAATCATTGGTGGAGTAGAGGATACTGCTGAAGCCAAAAAAGCGATCATGGTGGATTGTGGTATTCATGTGGTTGATAGTCCAGCCGATATTGGCACAAAAATGAAAGAATTATTGGGGTAA
- a CDS encoding class I SAM-dependent methyltransferase produces MRNFGSDKLSALDAKFEAQKIAFGPIAFQAVRVMRDLGILKKVEESRKKGILVEDISEELKLSKYSVQVLLDAGISCGVVMQKDDKFILTKTGYFILNDPLTEANMDFVQDVNYQGFYNLEDSVINGKPEGLKVFGKWKTIYEGLSSLPEKVQDSWFKFDHYYSDLVFPLVMPLIFADKPKHLLDIGGNTGKFSIKAAQYNPDVKITILDLPGQLNVAYQNIESVDLSDRIDGFPIDLLNPKNAYPNNADAIWMSQFLDCFSEEEITHLLSRAFDALVPGGILYINETYWDRQKYVASSYSLNMTSLYFTALANGNSRMYHSDDMIRLVKKVGFEIAEDIDGLGVSHTLLKCKK; encoded by the coding sequence ATGAGAAACTTTGGTTCAGATAAATTATCAGCATTAGATGCTAAATTCGAAGCTCAAAAAATAGCTTTTGGTCCTATCGCCTTTCAAGCAGTTCGCGTGATGCGAGATTTAGGTATATTAAAAAAAGTAGAGGAGTCTCGTAAAAAAGGCATCCTCGTTGAAGATATTTCAGAAGAATTAAAACTATCAAAATATAGTGTTCAAGTATTACTCGATGCTGGTATTAGCTGCGGTGTGGTGATGCAAAAAGATGATAAATTCATCCTGACTAAAACAGGGTATTTTATTCTTAACGATCCGCTTACCGAAGCCAATATGGACTTTGTTCAGGATGTTAACTATCAAGGATTCTATAACTTAGAGGATTCTGTAATAAATGGAAAACCAGAAGGGTTAAAAGTATTTGGAAAATGGAAAACCATTTATGAAGGACTTTCTTCTTTACCTGAAAAAGTTCAGGATTCATGGTTTAAATTTGATCATTATTATTCCGATTTGGTTTTTCCATTAGTCATGCCACTAATATTTGCTGATAAACCAAAGCACTTATTAGATATTGGAGGAAATACTGGTAAATTTAGTATCAAAGCCGCTCAGTATAATCCAGATGTAAAAATTACCATCCTTGATCTACCAGGCCAACTTAATGTCGCTTATCAAAATATTGAAAGTGTTGATTTATCGGATAGAATAGATGGTTTCCCCATTGACTTATTAAACCCCAAAAACGCTTATCCTAATAATGCAGATGCCATTTGGATGAGCCAGTTTTTAGATTGCTTCTCTGAGGAGGAAATCACTCATCTTTTATCTAGAGCTTTCGATGCTTTAGTTCCAGGTGGAATCCTTTATATCAATGAAACCTATTGGGATCGTCAGAAATATGTGGCTAGTAGCTATAGTTTAAATATGACAAGTTTATACTTCACTGCTTTGGCTAACGGAAATAGCAGAATGTATCACAGTGATGATATGATTCGTTTGGTAAAAAAGGTAGGCTTCGAAATAGCTGAAGATATTGATGGTTTAGGAGTGAGTCATACCCTTTTGAAATGTAAAAAGTAG
- the yidD gene encoding membrane protein insertion efficiency factor YidD, producing the protein MSLPIHFYRYVISPLLPASCRHIPTCSEYSLQALKKHGIIEGSVLAANRISRCHPWGTRGYDPVPVIIIKVTYKSKQVENRLQ; encoded by the coding sequence ATGAGTTTACCCATTCATTTTTATAGATATGTCATTTCTCCACTTTTGCCAGCAAGTTGTAGGCATATTCCCACTTGTTCTGAATATAGTCTTCAAGCATTAAAAAAACATGGAATTATAGAAGGGTCAGTGCTGGCAGCCAATAGAATATCCAGATGTCATCCATGGGGAACTAGAGGTTACGACCCTGTTCCTGTGATTATTATTAAAGTAACATACAAATCAAAACAAGTAGAAAATAGACTACAATGA
- the xseB gene encoding exodeoxyribonuclease VII small subunit, with protein MAKKLTYESALSELQHIVSEIEGEGIGIDELSKKVKRAAELLKFCQTKLRQTENDVNEILGQFEED; from the coding sequence ATGGCAAAGAAACTAACATACGAGTCCGCTTTAAGCGAATTACAACATATAGTATCCGAGATAGAAGGAGAAGGAATTGGTATTGATGAGTTGTCAAAAAAGGTAAAACGAGCTGCTGAGTTACTGAAGTTTTGCCAAACTAAATTACGTCAGACTGAGAATGATGTGAATGAGATTCTAGGGCAATTTGAGGAAGATTAA
- the xseA gene encoding exodeoxyribonuclease VII large subunit yields MPEQQNYSLSDLMSELQMVIRSSFDHSYWVVAELANVSGSARGHMYLELVEKSNHQIIAKARANLWSSRRQQIMRAFEDVTKETVKTGMKVLLQLSVDFHPVYGLSFQVLDIDPSYSLGELERQKQETIKRLQDEDLFDFNKQYVLPSVLQNIAIISSESAAGYQDFMNQLEQNVNGYQFNVKLYPAVMQGDKAPESIVLALEKLEATGIEYDALVIIRGGGSNLDLACFDDYSLNARLAQSYFPILSGIGHERDQSVTDMIAHTRLKTPTAVAEYIIQHNFDFENQVKGLFSFVMEFTQDHIAERKYQLEKGSSRMAKASFELLQSEKSEIRELSFSANQSTMELIHQYKSQIQQFKNDVLYLSKSSIKDQDAIVGHQKRTVELVAKDFIHRESTGLYPSKQLIHYVLLNIDKEHNKLDYIKQLIKVSKPENLLKRGFSITRQNGKAITNSAFLEEGIEIETQLADGSIKSKIIKS; encoded by the coding sequence ATGCCAGAGCAACAGAATTATAGCCTTTCCGATTTAATGAGTGAATTACAAATGGTGATTCGTTCCTCTTTCGACCATTCTTATTGGGTGGTTGCTGAATTGGCGAATGTTTCTGGTTCTGCTCGTGGACATATGTATTTGGAGTTGGTGGAGAAATCGAATCATCAGATTATCGCCAAGGCAAGAGCTAATCTTTGGAGTTCTCGTAGGCAACAAATCATGCGTGCTTTTGAGGATGTGACTAAAGAAACTGTAAAAACTGGAATGAAGGTGCTCCTTCAATTAAGTGTTGATTTCCATCCCGTTTATGGCCTAAGTTTTCAGGTTTTAGATATTGATCCATCCTATTCTTTGGGTGAGTTAGAGCGCCAGAAACAAGAAACCATCAAGCGATTACAAGATGAGGATTTATTTGATTTTAATAAGCAATATGTTTTACCATCAGTATTGCAGAACATTGCTATTATTTCATCGGAATCTGCTGCCGGTTATCAGGATTTTATGAATCAATTGGAGCAGAATGTAAATGGCTATCAGTTTAATGTAAAGTTATATCCGGCTGTTATGCAGGGTGATAAAGCTCCTGAATCCATTGTTTTAGCTTTGGAAAAATTAGAAGCTACTGGTATAGAATATGATGCTTTGGTAATCATTAGAGGAGGAGGCTCCAATTTAGATTTGGCTTGTTTTGATGACTATAGTTTAAATGCACGTTTGGCTCAATCTTACTTTCCAATACTAAGTGGAATAGGCCATGAGCGTGACCAATCGGTAACGGATATGATTGCTCATACTCGTTTGAAAACACCAACAGCAGTAGCAGAATATATCATCCAGCATAATTTTGACTTTGAAAACCAAGTAAAGGGTTTGTTTTCTTTTGTGATGGAATTCACTCAAGACCATATTGCAGAGCGGAAGTATCAGCTAGAAAAAGGCTCCTCAAGAATGGCAAAGGCAAGTTTTGAGTTACTTCAATCTGAGAAATCAGAAATACGAGAACTTAGCTTTTCTGCCAATCAATCTACCATGGAATTAATTCATCAATACAAAAGTCAAATTCAGCAATTTAAGAATGATGTTTTATATTTATCTAAGTCTTCTATTAAGGATCAGGACGCTATTGTTGGGCATCAAAAGAGAACTGTTGAATTGGTAGCTAAGGATTTTATTCATAGAGAAAGTACAGGTTTATATCCATCAAAACAATTAATACATTATGTTTTATTAAATATTGATAAAGAGCATAATAAGTTAGATTATATAAAGCAACTGATTAAGGTATCGAAGCCTGAGAATCTTTTAAAAAGAGGATTCAGTATTACCCGTCAGAATGGAAAAGCGATAACGAATTCAGCCTTTTTAGAGGAGGGTATAGAAATAGAAACCCAATTAGCAGACGGAAGCATCAAAAGTAAAATTATCAAATCATAA